The Streptomyces spororaveus genome includes a region encoding these proteins:
- a CDS encoding MaoC/PaaZ C-terminal domain-containing protein: MPIDAAKALAADPRHGEIGWDHKDIQLYHLGLGAGRPATDPDELRYTLESKLHVLPSFATVAGAGMAMMGGLAAPGIEINLANVLHGGQSIELHRPIPVKGRATSTARVAALYDKGKAAVVVLRTEVADADGPLWTSDAQIFVRGEGGFGGERGPSVREELPERAPDRVEERHIREDQALLYRLSGDWNPLHADPEFAKTAGFDQPILHGLCSYGMTLKAVVDTALGGDVSRVRAYRTRFAGIVFPGETLRIRMWEEPGRVLVSVTAAERDDAPVLADTVVEHA, encoded by the coding sequence ATGCCGATCGATGCCGCCAAGGCCCTCGCCGCCGACCCCCGCCACGGGGAGATCGGCTGGGACCACAAGGACATCCAGCTCTACCACCTCGGCCTCGGCGCGGGCCGGCCGGCCACCGACCCGGACGAGCTCCGCTACACCCTCGAATCCAAGCTGCACGTCCTGCCCAGCTTCGCGACCGTCGCCGGCGCCGGGATGGCCATGATGGGCGGCCTCGCCGCCCCCGGGATCGAGATCAACCTCGCCAACGTCCTGCACGGCGGCCAGTCCATCGAGCTGCACCGGCCCATCCCCGTCAAGGGCAGGGCCACCTCCACCGCCCGGGTCGCGGCCCTCTACGACAAGGGCAAGGCCGCCGTCGTCGTGCTGCGCACCGAGGTCGCCGACGCCGACGGGCCCCTGTGGACGAGCGACGCGCAGATCTTCGTACGGGGCGAGGGCGGGTTCGGCGGCGAGCGCGGCCCCTCCGTCAGGGAGGAACTGCCCGAACGCGCCCCGGACCGCGTCGAGGAGCGGCACATCCGCGAGGACCAGGCGCTCCTCTACCGCCTCTCCGGCGACTGGAACCCGCTGCACGCCGACCCGGAGTTCGCCAAGACGGCCGGCTTCGACCAGCCGATCCTGCACGGCCTGTGCTCGTACGGGATGACCCTCAAGGCCGTCGTCGACACGGCCCTGGGCGGGGACGTCTCGCGGGTCCGGGCCTACCGCACGCGCTTCGCCGGGATCGTCTTCCCGGGCGAGACGCTGCGCATCCGGATGTGGGAGGAGCCCGGCCGGGTCCTGGTGTCGGTGACGGCGGCCGAACGGGACGACGCGCCGGTCCTCGCCGACACCGTCGTCGAGCACGCGTAA
- a CDS encoding MerR family transcriptional regulator, giving the protein MRIGEIAAVVGLTTRAIRHYHHVGLLPEPERRPNGYRAYSLRDAVLLARVRRLTELGLSLDEVRDVLADDAGRELADVLTELDADLARQEAEIRERRRRLAVLLAAGPGEAEPLSPALAALLAKAPLTDSPAAAKDREHLILLDATGAGGQEVYAALGPLAADPAVLALYVRLDELADAPVDDPRIPPLAAELVAAVPDEVFAAVPADGTVVAGFKEALLAEYAPAQAEVVRLVMEAFIERGRG; this is encoded by the coding sequence ATGCGGATCGGAGAGATCGCCGCGGTCGTCGGGCTCACCACCCGGGCGATCCGGCACTACCACCATGTCGGGCTGCTCCCGGAACCGGAGCGGCGCCCCAACGGCTACCGGGCCTACAGCCTCCGGGACGCCGTCCTGCTGGCCCGCGTACGCCGCCTCACCGAGCTCGGGCTCAGCCTCGACGAGGTGCGGGACGTCCTCGCCGACGACGCCGGGCGCGAACTCGCCGACGTCCTCACGGAACTGGACGCCGACCTGGCCCGGCAGGAGGCCGAGATCCGGGAACGCCGGCGCCGCCTCGCGGTGCTGCTCGCCGCCGGGCCGGGCGAGGCCGAGCCGCTCTCGCCCGCACTTGCCGCGCTGCTGGCGAAGGCACCCCTGACCGACTCCCCGGCCGCCGCCAAGGACCGCGAGCACCTGATCCTCCTCGACGCCACGGGCGCCGGCGGCCAGGAGGTCTACGCCGCGCTCGGCCCGCTCGCCGCCGATCCCGCCGTGCTCGCGCTGTACGTACGCCTCGACGAGCTCGCCGACGCGCCCGTCGACGACCCGCGGATCCCGCCCCTGGCGGCGGAGCTGGTGGCGGCCGTTCCCGACGAGGTGTTCGCCGCGGTCCCCGCCGACGGGACGGTGGTGGCCGGGTTCAAGGAGGCGCTGCTCGCCGAGTACGCGCCCGCGCAGGCCGAAGTCGTCCGCCTCGTCATGGAGGCGTTCATCGAGAGGGGGCGGGGATGA
- a CDS encoding bifunctional RNase H/acid phosphatase → MPSPVRLVVEADGGSRGNPGPAGYGAVVLDPVTGETLAERAEYIGVATNNVAEYKGLIAGLAAARELAADAQVLVRMDSKLVVEQMSGRWKIKHPDMKPLAAEAARILPRAQVTYEWIPRERNKHADRLANEAMDAGKRGRQWEPSSSSAALDHGAARSLATPPAPAGPPGDAAKGAAAVRAALAAASGTPGAASSEYADTLFADAEALADAIEPCLDGDAPAVAAGSHGWGPDMGAPATFVLLRHGETALTPQKRFSGSGGSDPELSPAGLRQAAAVAEALAARGTVQTVISSPLRRCRETAQAVADRLGLTVTVEEGLREVDFGAWEGLTFAEVQQRFPDDLQAWLDSPKAAPTGGGESFMSATRRISATRDRLLSAHAGRTVLLVTHVTPVKILVRLALGAPPEALFRMELSAASLSAVAYYADGNASVRLLNDTSHLR, encoded by the coding sequence ATGCCGAGCCCTGTCCGGTTGGTCGTGGAGGCGGACGGAGGGTCCCGGGGCAACCCGGGGCCGGCCGGCTACGGCGCGGTGGTGCTCGACCCGGTCACGGGCGAGACGCTGGCCGAGCGCGCCGAGTACATCGGCGTCGCGACGAACAACGTGGCCGAGTACAAGGGCCTGATCGCCGGGCTCGCGGCGGCCCGTGAGCTCGCGGCCGACGCGCAGGTCCTGGTCCGGATGGACTCGAAGCTCGTCGTCGAGCAGATGTCGGGCCGCTGGAAGATCAAGCACCCCGACATGAAGCCGCTCGCGGCCGAGGCCGCGCGGATCCTGCCGCGCGCCCAGGTGACGTACGAGTGGATCCCGCGGGAGAGGAACAAGCACGCGGACCGGCTCGCGAACGAGGCGATGGACGCGGGCAAGCGCGGCAGGCAGTGGGAGCCCTCGTCCTCCAGCGCCGCCCTCGACCACGGCGCGGCGCGCTCCCTCGCCACCCCGCCGGCGCCGGCGGGCCCGCCGGGGGACGCGGCGAAGGGCGCCGCGGCGGTCCGTGCAGCCCTGGCCGCCGCTTCCGGAACCCCGGGCGCGGCGTCCTCGGAGTACGCCGACACGCTGTTCGCCGACGCCGAGGCCCTGGCGGACGCGATCGAGCCCTGCCTCGACGGCGATGCCCCGGCGGTCGCCGCCGGGAGCCACGGCTGGGGCCCGGACATGGGCGCCCCCGCGACCTTCGTGCTGCTGCGGCACGGCGAGACCGCCCTCACCCCGCAGAAGCGCTTCTCCGGCAGCGGCGGCAGCGACCCCGAACTGTCCCCGGCGGGCCTGCGGCAGGCCGCCGCCGTGGCCGAGGCGCTGGCCGCCCGCGGCACCGTCCAGACGGTGATCAGCTCCCCGCTGCGCCGCTGCCGGGAGACCGCCCAGGCGGTCGCGGACCGCCTCGGCCTCACCGTGACGGTCGAAGAAGGCCTGCGCGAGGTGGACTTCGGGGCGTGGGAGGGCCTGACCTTCGCCGAGGTGCAGCAGCGCTTCCCGGACGACCTCCAGGCGTGGCTGGACTCCCCGAAGGCGGCCCCGACGGGCGGCGGCGAGAGCTTCATGTCCGCCACCCGCCGGATCTCGGCCACCCGGGACCGCCTGCTGTCCGCCCACGCGGGGCGCACGGTCCTGCTGGTCACCCACGTGACCCCGGTCAAGATCCTGGTCCGCCTGGCCCTGGGGGCCCCGCCGGAGGCCCTGTTCCGCATGGAGCTGTCGGCGGCCTCCCTGTCGGCGGTGGCCTACTACGCCGACGGCAACGCCTCGGTCCGCCTCCTGAACGACACCTCGCACCTGCGGTAG
- a CDS encoding 3-oxoacyl-ACP reductase — translation MSLPLEGLSAIVTGAGRGLGRAEAIELARLGASVVVNDFGQPGRDGSGEASAAPAEEVAAEIRAAGGRAVAHLGDVADFAQARELVELAVSRFGKLDILVNNAGILRDRMVFSMSEEEWDSVIRVHLKGHFNTTHFASVHWRERSKAAGGPVYGRIVNTSSEAFLGGSAGQPNYAAAKGGIVGLTTSTALALAKYGVTANAICPRARTRMTEDVFAGFQVPEEGKLDALAPEHVSPLVGYLASPASARANGQLFVVHGGIVVVMERPKVAARFDTAKESFSYEELDELLTAHYESRPANETFAATEVLGLKHA, via the coding sequence ATGTCACTGCCACTTGAGGGGCTCTCCGCCATCGTCACGGGCGCGGGCCGCGGGCTCGGCCGGGCCGAGGCGATCGAGCTCGCGCGGCTCGGCGCGAGCGTGGTCGTCAACGACTTCGGCCAGCCGGGCCGGGACGGCTCCGGGGAGGCCTCGGCCGCCCCGGCGGAAGAGGTCGCCGCGGAGATCCGCGCCGCGGGCGGCCGGGCGGTCGCGCACCTGGGCGACGTGGCCGACTTCGCCCAGGCGCGGGAGCTGGTCGAGCTGGCGGTGTCCCGTTTCGGGAAGCTGGACATCCTGGTCAACAACGCGGGCATCCTGCGCGACCGGATGGTCTTCTCGATGTCGGAGGAGGAGTGGGACTCGGTGATCCGGGTCCATCTCAAGGGCCACTTCAACACCACCCACTTCGCGTCCGTGCACTGGCGCGAGCGCTCGAAGGCGGCGGGCGGCCCGGTCTACGGCCGGATCGTCAACACCTCCTCCGAGGCCTTCCTCGGCGGCTCGGCCGGCCAGCCGAACTACGCGGCGGCCAAGGGCGGCATCGTGGGCCTGACCACCTCGACCGCCCTGGCGCTCGCCAAGTACGGGGTGACGGCCAACGCCATCTGCCCGCGGGCCCGTACCCGGATGACCGAGGACGTCTTCGCCGGCTTCCAGGTCCCGGAGGAGGGCAAGCTGGACGCCCTCGCCCCCGAGCACGTCTCACCGCTCGTCGGCTACCTGGCCTCGCCCGCCTCGGCCAGGGCCAACGGCCAGCTGTTCGTCGTGCACGGCGGCATCGTGGTCGTCATGGAGCGCCCGAAGGTGGCCGCCCGGTTCGACACGGCGAAGGAGTCCTTCTCCTACGAGGAGCTCGACGAGCTGCTGACCGCGCACTACGAGTCCCGCCCGGCGAACGAGACCTTCGCCGCGACGGAGGTACTGGGCCTCAAGCACGCCTGA
- a CDS encoding Nif3-like dinuclear metal center hexameric protein — protein sequence MPRLSEVIAALDALWPPSRAEQWDAVGTVCGDPDAEVTRVLFAVDPVQEIADEAVKLGADLIITHHPLYLRGTTTVEAGTFKGRVVHTLIKNDIALHVAHTNADTADPGVSDALAGALDLRITGPLVPDPSDPEGRRGLGRICELDHPETLREFAARAAAWLPPTAQGIRVAGDPDMPVRRIAVSGGSGDSLFEEVRAAGVDVFLTADLRHHPASEAREKSRPLALVDAAHWATEWPWCEQAAAQLDAISERHGWGLRTHVSRTVTDPWTAHAPSVTPPSISGAPN from the coding sequence GTGCCCCGTCTCTCTGAAGTCATCGCCGCGCTGGACGCTCTCTGGCCCCCCTCGCGGGCCGAGCAGTGGGACGCCGTCGGAACCGTCTGCGGCGACCCGGACGCCGAGGTCACCCGGGTCCTCTTCGCCGTGGACCCCGTCCAGGAGATCGCCGACGAGGCGGTGAAGCTGGGCGCCGACCTGATCATCACGCACCACCCCCTCTACCTGCGGGGCACCACCACCGTCGAGGCCGGCACCTTCAAGGGCCGCGTCGTGCACACGCTGATCAAGAACGACATCGCGCTGCACGTCGCCCACACCAACGCCGACACGGCCGACCCGGGAGTCTCCGACGCCCTCGCCGGCGCCCTCGACCTGCGGATCACCGGCCCGCTGGTGCCCGACCCGAGCGACCCGGAAGGCCGCCGGGGCCTCGGCCGGATCTGCGAACTGGACCACCCCGAGACCCTGCGCGAGTTCGCCGCCCGCGCCGCGGCCTGGCTGCCGCCGACCGCGCAGGGCATCCGCGTCGCCGGCGACCCGGACATGCCGGTCCGCCGCATCGCCGTCAGCGGCGGCTCCGGCGACAGCCTCTTCGAGGAGGTCCGCGCCGCCGGCGTGGACGTCTTCCTGACCGCCGACCTGCGCCACCACCCGGCGTCCGAGGCACGCGAGAAGAGCCGCCCGCTCGCCCTCGTCGACGCCGCCCACTGGGCCACCGAGTGGCCCTGGTGCGAGCAGGCCGCCGCGCAGCTCGACGCGATCTCCGAGCGCCACGGCTGGGGTCTTCGTACCCACGTCTCGCGCACGGTCACCGACCCGTGGACGGCCCACGCGCCGTCCGTCACACCCCCTTCTATCTCTGGAGCCCCCAACTGA
- a CDS encoding bifunctional DNA primase/polymerase, with protein sequence MGSESGRVKRGEQSRISQWLRRRQKPTAEDPGAEREALLLAVAAAGLPLAPAAHPAGYRCSCDRIGCPTPARHPVSFAWQTQSTTDRAQVERWARNQPQANFITATGMVHDVLDVPLEAGTDALDRLLLAGIKVGPVAESGGTGDQARMLFFTATRGTPEDEDEWWPCALDCHPETMDEHPGLRWHCRGSYVLVPPAALPGDQSVTWIRGMEHALPDPLTLLETLTDACATYAGTANLTPATVAWPLGH encoded by the coding sequence ATGGGGTCTGAGTCCGGCCGCGTCAAACGCGGCGAGCAGAGCAGGATTTCCCAGTGGCTGCGCCGGCGGCAGAAACCCACCGCCGAGGACCCCGGAGCCGAGCGCGAGGCGCTCCTCCTGGCCGTCGCCGCCGCGGGCCTGCCGCTCGCCCCCGCCGCCCATCCCGCCGGTTACCGATGTTCGTGCGACCGGATCGGCTGTCCGACGCCCGCACGGCACCCCGTCTCCTTCGCCTGGCAGACCCAGTCGACCACCGACCGCGCACAGGTCGAACGCTGGGCGCGCAACCAGCCCCAGGCCAACTTCATCACCGCGACCGGCATGGTCCACGACGTGCTCGACGTCCCGCTGGAAGCCGGCACCGACGCCCTCGACCGGCTCCTGCTCGCCGGCATCAAGGTGGGCCCCGTCGCCGAGTCGGGCGGCACCGGCGACCAGGCCCGGATGCTCTTCTTCACCGCCACCCGCGGCACCCCCGAGGACGAGGACGAGTGGTGGCCCTGCGCCCTGGACTGCCACCCCGAGACCATGGACGAACACCCGGGCCTGCGCTGGCACTGCCGGGGCAGCTACGTCCTGGTCCCGCCGGCGGCCCTGCCCGGTGACCAGTCGGTGACCTGGATCCGCGGTATGGAGCACGCCCTCCCGGACCCGCTCACCCTCCTGGAAACCCTGACGGACGCCTGCGCCACGTACGCGGGTACCGCGAACCTGACCCCGGCCACGGTCGCCTGGCCCCTGGGCCACTAG
- a CDS encoding DNA-binding response regulator: MPVDHREVRALRVLLEPPNPALALQLGLQPDIEVVRDPMARPAVALVEELAAVSALLADDPECRVLVLTGSAHPGLAEAALAAGAVGLVLRDGRVEELADCIRRASTGETVVDPALG, translated from the coding sequence ATGCCTGTTGACCACCGTGAGGTCCGCGCCTTGCGCGTCCTGCTGGAGCCGCCGAATCCGGCCCTGGCGCTCCAGCTCGGCCTCCAGCCGGACATCGAGGTCGTCCGGGACCCGATGGCCCGGCCCGCGGTCGCCCTGGTGGAGGAGCTCGCGGCCGTGTCCGCCCTGCTGGCCGACGACCCGGAGTGCCGGGTCCTGGTCCTGACGGGCTCGGCGCACCCCGGCCTCGCGGAGGCCGCCCTCGCCGCGGGCGCGGTGGGACTGGTGCTGCGGGACGGCCGCGTCGAGGAGCTGGCGGACTGCATCCGGCGCGCGTCGACGGGCGAGACGGTGGTGGACCCGGCCCTGGGGTGA
- the yaaA gene encoding peroxide stress protein YaaA — protein MLVLLPPSEGKAAGGSGAPLKPEALSLPGLAPARAAVLEELVELCAADELKAREVLGLSEGLRGEVAKNAELRTAGARPAGEIYTGVLYDALGLADLPAAARTSAEDALLVFSGLWGAVRITDAIPSYRCSMGVKLPGLGALGAYWRGPMAEVMPEAAGDGLVLDLRSAAYGAAWKPKGEVAGRTATVRVLHSQMVDGVEKRSVVSHFNKATKGRLVRDLLLAGGVPASPAELVTALRDLGYTVEAEAPAKAAKAWSLDVVVTQIHH, from the coding sequence GTGCTCGTGCTGCTGCCGCCGTCCGAAGGAAAGGCCGCCGGCGGCTCCGGCGCACCCCTGAAGCCGGAGGCGCTGTCGCTGCCCGGTCTGGCCCCGGCCCGTGCGGCGGTGCTGGAGGAGCTGGTCGAGCTGTGCGCGGCGGACGAGCTGAAGGCGCGCGAGGTGCTGGGCCTGAGCGAGGGCCTGCGCGGCGAGGTCGCCAAGAACGCGGAGCTGCGTACGGCCGGGGCGCGGCCGGCGGGCGAGATCTACACGGGCGTGCTCTACGACGCGCTGGGCCTGGCCGATCTGCCCGCGGCGGCGCGGACTTCGGCCGAGGACGCGCTGCTCGTCTTCTCGGGGCTGTGGGGCGCGGTCCGGATCACCGACGCGATCCCCTCGTACCGCTGCTCGATGGGGGTGAAACTGCCCGGGCTGGGCGCGCTGGGCGCGTACTGGCGGGGGCCGATGGCGGAGGTCATGCCGGAGGCGGCCGGGGACGGGCTGGTACTGGACCTGCGGTCGGCGGCGTACGGGGCCGCGTGGAAGCCGAAGGGCGAGGTGGCGGGGCGGACCGCGACCGTCCGGGTGCTGCACTCCCAGATGGTGGACGGGGTGGAGAAGCGGTCGGTGGTGAGCCACTTCAACAAGGCGACGAAGGGCCGGCTGGTACGGGACCTGCTGCTCGCGGGGGGCGTTCCGGCGTCGCCCGCCGAGCTGGTCACGGCCCTGCGGGACCTGGGCTACACGGTCGAAGCCGAGGCCCCCGCCAAGGCGGCCAAGGCGTGGTCCCTCGACGTGGTCGTGACGCAGATCCACCACTGA
- a CDS encoding Zn-dependent alcohol dehydrogenase, whose protein sequence is MRAALQSEIGQDKLEVVDDMEAVGLGPGKVKIRIKATGLCHSDLSAMSGVLPQPAPFIPGHEGSGVISDVGDGVTTLKQGDRVLVCWLPPCGHCPSCKRGQGHLCLASLVNAGTPNFRRAGGDIFGFAATGTFAEELVVDAACAVPIPDDVPFDIAALIGCGVTTGLGAAINTAKVEAGSSVAVIGCGGVGISVIQGAKVQGAAQIIAVDPVQSRREAALRFGATEAVGPEAFDDAKNRITGGEGFDYVFEVVGKSATAQTAYKMTRRGGSVVIVGAGAMDDNYQIDMFSLFFDEKKILPSMYGGGDVLRSYERTIALWRAGRVDLASLITHRVQLAEINDALDQMRTGVALRTCIEL, encoded by the coding sequence GTGCGCGCAGCACTGCAGAGCGAGATCGGCCAGGACAAGCTGGAAGTCGTCGACGACATGGAGGCCGTCGGCCTCGGCCCCGGCAAGGTGAAGATCCGGATCAAGGCCACCGGCCTGTGCCACTCGGACCTCTCCGCGATGAGCGGCGTCCTGCCGCAGCCCGCCCCCTTCATCCCGGGCCACGAGGGCTCCGGGGTGATCTCCGACGTCGGTGACGGGGTCACCACCCTCAAGCAGGGCGACCGGGTCCTCGTCTGCTGGCTGCCGCCCTGCGGCCACTGTCCGTCCTGCAAGCGCGGCCAGGGCCACCTGTGCCTGGCGAGCCTGGTCAACGCGGGCACCCCCAACTTCCGCCGCGCGGGCGGTGACATCTTCGGCTTCGCCGCGACCGGCACCTTCGCCGAGGAGCTCGTGGTCGACGCCGCGTGCGCCGTTCCGATCCCCGACGACGTGCCCTTCGACATCGCCGCGCTCATCGGCTGCGGCGTCACCACCGGCCTCGGCGCCGCCATCAACACCGCCAAGGTGGAGGCCGGATCCTCGGTCGCCGTCATCGGCTGCGGCGGCGTCGGCATATCCGTCATCCAAGGCGCCAAGGTCCAGGGCGCGGCCCAGATCATCGCCGTCGACCCGGTGCAGTCGCGGCGCGAGGCGGCCCTGCGGTTCGGGGCGACCGAGGCCGTGGGGCCGGAGGCGTTCGACGACGCCAAGAACCGGATCACCGGCGGCGAGGGCTTCGACTACGTCTTCGAGGTGGTCGGCAAGTCCGCCACCGCGCAGACCGCCTACAAGATGACCCGCCGCGGCGGCAGCGTGGTGATCGTCGGCGCCGGCGCGATGGACGACAACTACCAGATCGACATGTTCTCGCTCTTCTTCGACGAGAAGAAGATCCTGCCGTCGATGTACGGCGGCGGGGACGTGCTCCGCTCCTACGAGCGCACCATCGCGCTGTGGCGGGCCGGCCGGGTGGACCTGGCGAGCCTGATCACGCACCGGGTGCAGCTCGCCGAGATCAACGACGCGCTCGACCAGATGCGTACGGGCGTCGCCCTGCGCACCTGCATCGAACTCTGA
- a CDS encoding RNB domain-containing ribonuclease: MPRRQMHMTGADGAALRAALRELRTKLGVPEGFPAAVLAEAEQAAAHPRLPDLDSTDIPFFTIDPPASVDLDQAMHLAKRSGGGYRVHYAIADVAAFVAPGGALDAEAHRRVTTLYFPDGKVPLHPAVLSEGAASLLPDQVRPALVWRFDLDPDGRVETVDVRRALIRSRARLDYDGAQKAIDTGTAEEPLALLKDIGRLREALEQARGGISLNVPEQEVVERDGSYSLAYRAPLPADGWNAQISLMTGMAAADLMLATGTGILRTLPSAPDGAVGKLRRTAKALRIDWPHHVPYAELVRSLDPHRPAHAAFLQECTALLRGAGYTVFTGGESPDPAIHSAVAAPYTHCTAPLRRLVDRYGGELCLAAVAGTEPPAWVLAALAALPDEMAEGSRRANTVERESVDLVEAAVLKDRVGETFEATVIDVEDREPRAGTVHLEDPAVVGRVRSTTPDLPLGERIRVRLTEADPGTSKILFASVP, from the coding sequence ATGCCACGCCGTCAGATGCACATGACCGGCGCAGACGGGGCTGCTCTGCGGGCCGCGCTGCGCGAACTGCGGACGAAGCTGGGGGTGCCCGAGGGGTTCCCGGCGGCGGTCCTCGCCGAGGCCGAGCAGGCGGCGGCGCACCCCCGCCTCCCGGACCTGGACAGTACGGACATCCCCTTCTTCACGATCGACCCGCCGGCCTCCGTCGACCTCGACCAGGCCATGCACCTGGCCAAGCGTTCCGGTGGCGGCTACCGCGTCCACTACGCCATCGCCGACGTCGCCGCCTTCGTCGCCCCCGGCGGCGCGCTCGACGCCGAGGCCCACCGGCGCGTGACCACCCTCTACTTCCCCGACGGGAAGGTCCCGCTGCACCCGGCCGTCCTCTCCGAGGGCGCGGCCAGCCTGCTGCCCGACCAGGTCCGCCCCGCCCTGGTGTGGCGGTTCGACCTGGACCCCGACGGCCGGGTCGAGACCGTCGACGTCCGCCGCGCGCTGATCCGCAGCCGGGCCAGGCTCGACTACGACGGCGCCCAGAAGGCCATCGACACCGGCACGGCGGAGGAGCCGCTCGCCCTCCTGAAGGACATCGGCCGGCTCCGCGAGGCCCTGGAACAGGCGCGCGGCGGCATCTCCCTCAACGTGCCCGAGCAGGAGGTCGTCGAGCGCGACGGCAGCTACTCCCTGGCCTACCGCGCCCCGCTGCCCGCCGACGGCTGGAACGCGCAGATCTCCCTGATGACCGGCATGGCCGCGGCCGATCTGATGCTGGCCACCGGCACGGGCATCCTGCGTACGCTGCCCAGCGCCCCCGACGGCGCGGTCGGCAAGCTCCGGCGGACGGCGAAGGCCCTGCGGATCGACTGGCCGCACCACGTGCCGTACGCCGAACTCGTACGCTCCCTCGACCCGCACCGCCCCGCCCACGCCGCCTTCCTCCAGGAGTGCACGGCCCTGCTGCGCGGCGCGGGCTACACGGTCTTCACCGGCGGCGAGAGCCCCGACCCGGCGATCCATTCCGCGGTGGCGGCCCCGTACACGCACTGCACCGCGCCGCTGCGCCGGCTCGTCGACCGCTACGGCGGGGAGCTGTGCCTGGCGGCGGTGGCCGGGACGGAACCGCCGGCGTGGGTCCTGGCGGCCCTTGCCGCGCTCCCGGACGAGATGGCGGAGGGCAGCCGGCGGGCGAACACGGTGGAGCGGGAGTCGGTGGACCTGGTCGAGGCCGCCGTACTGAAGGACCGCGTCGGGGAGACCTTCGAGGCCACGGTCATCGATGTCGAGGACCGGGAGCCGCGGGCGGGCACGGTCCACCTGGAGGATCCGGCAGTGGTCGGCCGCGTCCGGTCCACGACGCCGGACCTGCCCCTGGGCGAACGGATCCGGGTCCGGCTGACGGAGGCCGACCCGGGCACCTCGAAGATCCTCTTCGCGTCGGTCCCGTAG
- a CDS encoding RNA polymerase sigma factor — protein sequence MAESTWPAEPLILAAQGGDVDAVTALVSGSHPNVRRFAYSLCASPEDAEDAAQEALIILYRKIGMLRASGALASWMFRIVRNECLRRARLVPRERSAPLPDTGEAVMSAEDEVLERLEAARVARAIAALPADQRRVLIMRDIQGYSGRMAADALGLSPAAMKSRLHRARAALRHALYPIPGGDDADH from the coding sequence GTGGCTGAGTCGACCTGGCCCGCCGAGCCGCTGATCCTCGCCGCGCAGGGCGGGGACGTCGATGCGGTCACCGCGCTCGTCTCCGGATCGCACCCGAACGTGCGGAGGTTCGCGTACTCGCTGTGCGCCTCCCCCGAGGACGCCGAGGACGCGGCCCAGGAAGCGCTGATCATCCTCTACCGGAAGATCGGCATGCTGCGCGCCTCCGGCGCCCTGGCCTCGTGGATGTTCCGCATCGTCCGCAACGAGTGCCTGCGCAGGGCCCGTCTGGTCCCGCGCGAGCGTTCCGCTCCGCTGCCGGACACCGGCGAAGCGGTGATGTCGGCCGAGGACGAGGTACTGGAACGCCTGGAGGCCGCCCGGGTGGCGCGCGCGATCGCCGCCCTCCCCGCCGACCAGCGGCGGGTGCTGATCATGCGGGACATCCAGGGCTACAGCGGCCGCATGGCCGCGGACGCGCTCGGGCTCAGCCCCGCCGCGATGAAATCACGGCTGCACCGGGCCCGCGCGGCCCTTCGGCACGCCCTTTACCCGATTCCAGGAGGCGACGATGCCGATCACTGA
- a CDS encoding zinc ribbon domain-containing protein, which translates to MNAEPADQIRLLDVQALDVRLSQLAHKRKSLPEHAELDSLTKDLAQQRDLLVAAQTQASDTAREQTKAEQDVDQVRQRAVRDQQRLDSGVGISARDLANLQSEVVSLAKRQGDLEDVVLEVMERLEGAQERVTGLTERVSALEAKAADATARRDAATSEIDTEVAKVTKDREVIVASMPADLMALYEKIRVKQGGVGAARLYQRRCEGCRLELDMAEVNEIKAAARDQVVRHENCGRILVRTADSGI; encoded by the coding sequence CTGAACGCCGAGCCCGCCGACCAGATCCGACTTCTCGACGTCCAGGCGCTGGACGTCCGGCTGTCTCAGCTCGCCCACAAGCGCAAGTCGCTGCCCGAGCACGCCGAGCTCGACTCGCTCACCAAGGACCTGGCGCAGCAGCGCGACCTGCTCGTCGCCGCCCAGACCCAGGCGAGCGACACCGCGCGCGAGCAGACCAAGGCGGAGCAGGACGTGGACCAGGTGCGCCAGCGCGCCGTCCGCGACCAGCAGCGGCTCGACTCCGGCGTGGGCATCTCGGCCCGGGACCTGGCGAACCTGCAGAGCGAGGTCGTCTCCCTCGCCAAGCGCCAGGGTGACCTGGAGGACGTGGTCCTGGAGGTCATGGAGCGTCTGGAGGGTGCGCAGGAGCGCGTCACCGGGCTCACCGAGCGCGTCTCCGCCCTGGAGGCCAAGGCCGCGGACGCCACCGCCCGCCGTGACGCGGCGACCTCCGAGATCGACACCGAGGTCGCGAAGGTCACCAAGGACCGCGAGGTCATCGTCGCGTCCATGCCGGCCGACCTGATGGCGCTGTACGAGAAGATCCGTGTCAAGCAGGGCGGGGTCGGCGCCGCGCGCCTCTACCAGCGCCGCTGCGAGGGCTGCCGGCTGGAGCTCGACATGGCCGAGGTCAACGAGATCAAGGCCGCGGCCCGCGACCAGGTCGTACGTCACGAGAACTGCGGCCGCATCCTGGTCCGTACGGCGGACTCGGGCATCTGA